The following coding sequences are from one Alosa alosa isolate M-15738 ecotype Scorff River chromosome 3, AALO_Geno_1.1, whole genome shotgun sequence window:
- the LOC125292118 gene encoding uncharacterized protein LOC125292118 isoform X2, whose translation MMPWLLLFVLLFVDTSLADKPEEPEEPEHVSGCYNKNFSILLIEASPSDIPDPAKASVYFTPSIPAGPQRLVLENGQLKDNRYNLVSNKSGLYFEVPQLNAEDQGIFSVILNDIDMDNETFSLTVTECAHLERLDYGSNFSILLDGDILEFTRRGSYLEPALLWNRSDPTVSERGRGRVVAGHWLAKNITQSDQGNFTLRDVKGKAVSTTVLIVTETKTYDYLKMNEDLVIDLPFSLSKVTLLFHPEIAKCNINNYVRPRVLIRDGVLVLEEKQSYEGRLKMSNYQIVLEKFQIADVGSYHVHDPQGNLATTVEVEILLPSEAWKVAVLPVVGIVFMLLGYYWKSKGRTCCKGVTGPMAA comes from the exons ATGATGCCCTGGTTGCTGTTGTTTGTCCTCCTTTTCGTCG ATACTTCTTTGGCAG ATAAGCCAGAGGAACCAGAGGAACCAGAGCATGTTAGTGGATGTTACAACAAGAACTTCAGCATCCTACTCATCGAGGCTTCCCCATCTGATATCCCTGACCCTGCAAAAGCCTCAGTCTATTTTACTCCCAGCATCCCAGCTGGTCCTCAGAGACTAGTGTTGGAGAATGGACAA TTAAAGGACAACAGATACAATCTTGTGTCCAACAAGTCAGGGCTCTATTTTGAGGTGCCCCAGCTAAACGCAGAGGATCAGGGAATATTCTCCGTGATATTAAATGATATCGATATGGATAATGAGACATTCTCCCTCACAGTGACAG AGTGCGCCCATCTAGAACGTTTGGATTATGGAAGTAATTTCTCCATTCTTCTCGATGGAGACATTTTGGAGTTCACCCGAAGGGGCTCGTACTTGGAGCCAGCACTTTTGTGGAACCGAAGTGACCCTACAGTCAGTGAGCGGGGCAGAGGTCGAGTCGTAGCTGGACACTGGCTGGCGAAGAACATCACCCAGTCCGACCAGGGGAATTTCACCCTCCGAGATGTCAAGGGCAAAGCCGTGTCCACTACAGTCCTCATTGTCACTG AGACCAAAACTTATgattatttgaaaatgaatgaagatTTGGTCATTGACCTGCCCTTCAGTCTCTCCAAAGTGACCCTCCTCTTCCATCCTGAAATTGCTAAGTGTAATATAAACAACTACGTCAGGCCGAGGGTCCTGATACGGGACGGGGTGCTGGTTTTAGAGGAGAAGCAGAGCTATGAGGGGAGGCTGAAGATGTCCAACTATCAGATCGTCTTAGAGAAATTCCAGATTGCTGATGTTGGATCTTACCATGTACACGACCCCCAAGGAAACTTGGCTACCACTGTTGAGGTGGAGATCTTGT TGCCCTCTGAGGCCTGGAAAGTTGCTGTCTTACCCGTGGTTGGAATTGTGTTCATGTTACTGGGTTATTATTGGAAGAGTAAGGGTCGTACATGTTGCAAAGGCGTTACTGGGCCAATGGCAGCTTAA
- the LOC125292118 gene encoding uncharacterized protein LOC125292118 isoform X1, whose amino-acid sequence MAMMPWLLLFVLLFVDTSLADKPEEPEEPEHVSGCYNKNFSILLIEASPSDIPDPAKASVYFTPSIPAGPQRLVLENGQLKDNRYNLVSNKSGLYFEVPQLNAEDQGIFSVILNDIDMDNETFSLTVTECAHLERLDYGSNFSILLDGDILEFTRRGSYLEPALLWNRSDPTVSERGRGRVVAGHWLAKNITQSDQGNFTLRDVKGKAVSTTVLIVTETKTYDYLKMNEDLVIDLPFSLSKVTLLFHPEIAKCNINNYVRPRVLIRDGVLVLEEKQSYEGRLKMSNYQIVLEKFQIADVGSYHVHDPQGNLATTVEVEILLPSEAWKVAVLPVVGIVFMLLGYYWKSKGRTCCKGVTGPMAA is encoded by the exons A TGGCCATGATGCCCTGGTTGCTGTTGTTTGTCCTCCTTTTCGTCG ATACTTCTTTGGCAG ATAAGCCAGAGGAACCAGAGGAACCAGAGCATGTTAGTGGATGTTACAACAAGAACTTCAGCATCCTACTCATCGAGGCTTCCCCATCTGATATCCCTGACCCTGCAAAAGCCTCAGTCTATTTTACTCCCAGCATCCCAGCTGGTCCTCAGAGACTAGTGTTGGAGAATGGACAA TTAAAGGACAACAGATACAATCTTGTGTCCAACAAGTCAGGGCTCTATTTTGAGGTGCCCCAGCTAAACGCAGAGGATCAGGGAATATTCTCCGTGATATTAAATGATATCGATATGGATAATGAGACATTCTCCCTCACAGTGACAG AGTGCGCCCATCTAGAACGTTTGGATTATGGAAGTAATTTCTCCATTCTTCTCGATGGAGACATTTTGGAGTTCACCCGAAGGGGCTCGTACTTGGAGCCAGCACTTTTGTGGAACCGAAGTGACCCTACAGTCAGTGAGCGGGGCAGAGGTCGAGTCGTAGCTGGACACTGGCTGGCGAAGAACATCACCCAGTCCGACCAGGGGAATTTCACCCTCCGAGATGTCAAGGGCAAAGCCGTGTCCACTACAGTCCTCATTGTCACTG AGACCAAAACTTATgattatttgaaaatgaatgaagatTTGGTCATTGACCTGCCCTTCAGTCTCTCCAAAGTGACCCTCCTCTTCCATCCTGAAATTGCTAAGTGTAATATAAACAACTACGTCAGGCCGAGGGTCCTGATACGGGACGGGGTGCTGGTTTTAGAGGAGAAGCAGAGCTATGAGGGGAGGCTGAAGATGTCCAACTATCAGATCGTCTTAGAGAAATTCCAGATTGCTGATGTTGGATCTTACCATGTACACGACCCCCAAGGAAACTTGGCTACCACTGTTGAGGTGGAGATCTTGT TGCCCTCTGAGGCCTGGAAAGTTGCTGTCTTACCCGTGGTTGGAATTGTGTTCATGTTACTGGGTTATTATTGGAAGAGTAAGGGTCGTACATGTTGCAAAGGCGTTACTGGGCCAATGGCAGCTTAA
- the sona gene encoding serine/arginine repetitive matrix protein 2, whose translation MECAVNTALDEEEASDNSAAVEVSVTKEGSETPRKKTKKQKKHKSKKKRKKRKCEKESSSESEESDCGMQTRARAKKTEGHLTSKGGEQIKIKDETSGIPIPDLQGDDGIVKAKKTKRHTGRRKRRGTKKDAEKKGENKSESSAASGSEPESECKQLLASDNTDLDQKTALDSLEASKGRIKPHLEESVDTRTIKSEPSVEKTKDTQCNAEELLENLAKGDDHCETTMKTVQCRGENGNFSKVQDLPDIIPKQENLQKDDASLSTECSKETNGDQREKVGQCRVESPPPSRSRSRSVSDTKRVKSSPSCSPSPRRSLDKSASRKERSSSRARSTSGPRRRGSPKRKPSRSPSVKRRSRSRSVRRSGRRSRSLSPKRTRRSVSRSRNRNRKSRTRSPRHGRRSRSKSIVRMRRSRSRQSLSRRRTRRSRTRSRSARRGRLSRSPSRTRRRSPVTRSRRSRSRSVRRNRRTRSRSLVVLRRSRSHARRVRRSRSRSIRKNRSRSRTPRRLSKSRSRSPARRRRSKSRSPQRARSKSAKRTKRSKSRSMSRHEHSRSRSPVTSSRRLKTTKRRERSRSNSPIRDKSLSRSVSDGRRSTERSLSPAEQRSKSRSLSKDEKSKETQKLKLKIKKGDESPSHGSTGSSSDEDIAASPAPAGPLKKVPLAEKSVSGSSDEQDMASSEVERDDSKNSTTAPRDGDKQSTSHLSSSEKTSSLAVSQGHHVSESNRREDSLDRDGSDHSRASSPGSAKHEETGRKSSSKIRTSLLKLRQLSTSPSPARKKHSESRSSSRRRISKSKSPVRKKRSKSRSSSRRRRLKSKSPPRRKRSRSRSPGRKRKSRSPSRGRRKRSKTKSPARRRRSRSRSTARRRKSRSKSRTRVKRSKSRSPKRRRSKSRSQGRKRRSKTRSPARRKSSKSRDDSKRSKSRSPGRKRRSRSRSTTRNRRSRSRRSRSGSRHRRPAFRSRSFDRRDRWKREPSHSPILILRKRRSTSRTRRSTSKTPPRLTDLDKDQLLEIAKANAAAMCAKAGVPIPESLKPKAILQLPLPTPAPQPLSLPLPLPMSLPMNLPIGMPGMPGMPNMPMNAAMASMTAATMTAALSNMGALAAMSPMPPLPTITNKPPPVPTPNLANIEEVKRKVTQQANSFSIKELTEKCKQIAACKEEMAIAKPHMSDDE comes from the exons ATGGAATGTGCTGTGAATACTGCACTAG ATGAAGAAGAAGCCTCTGATAATAGTGCCGCTGTAGAGGTGTCTGTGACCAAGGAAGGGAGTGAAACTCCTcggaagaaaacaaaaaagcaaaaaaagcacaaaagtaagaagaagaggaagaagcgcaagtgtgagaaagagagcagtTCTGAATCTGAGGAATCTGACTGTGGAATGCAGACAAGAGCCAG AGCAAAGAAGACTGAAGGTCATTTGACATCAAAGGGAGGAGagcaaattaaaataaaagatGAAACCTCAGGAATCCCCATACCAG ACTTGCAAGGGGACGATGGCATTGTGAAGGCAAAAAAAACCAAACGACACACcgggagaagaaagaggaggggtACGAAAAAAGATGCcgaaaaaaaaggagaaaacaaATCAGAAAGCAGTGCTGCTTCAGGGTCCGAGCCGGAATCAGAATGTAAGCAGTTATTGGCTTCTGACAACACAGATTTGGACCAAAAGACTGCCCTGGATTCTTTGGAGGCATCGAAAGGCCGGATTAAGCCTCACCTTGAAGAATCCGTTGATACCAGAACTATTAAGTCAGAGCCTTCTGTTGAAAAAACTAAAGACACCCAATGCAATGCTGAGGAGTTGCTTGAGAATTTGGCAAAAGGTGATGACCACTGTGAAACCACTATGAAGACTGTGCAATGCCGTGGAGAAAATGGGAACTTTAGCAAAGTACAGGACTTGCCAGATATAATTCCCAAACAAGAGAATCTCCAGAAGGACGATGCAAGCCTTTCTACAGAATGTTCAAAGGAAACAAATGGAGATCAGAGGGAAAAGGTTGGCCAATGTAGAGTGGAGAGTCCCCCTCCCTCACGATCCCGGTCAAGATCTGTCTCTGACACCAAAAGAGTAAAATCAAGCCCAAGTTGCTCACCAAGCCCTCGTCGTTCCCTTGATAAGTCAGCTTCTCGAAAGGAACGTTCTTCTTCTAGGGCTAGGTCTACATCAGGACCCAGGAGAAGGGGTAGTCCTAAGAGGAAACCCTCAAGGTCACCATCAGTAAAACGTAGGTCGAGGTCCAGATCAGTCAGGAGGTCGGGACGAAGGTCTAGGTCCCTTTCTCCTAAAAGAACCCGCCGCTCTGTCTCCAGATCGCGCAACAGAAACAGAAAGTCTAGAACCCGGTCACCACGGCATGGCAGACGATCAAGATCTAAGTCCATTGTGCGCATGCGTCGCTCAAGATCCAGGCAGTCTTTGTCACGCAGAAGGACTCGTAGGTCCAGAACGAGGTCACGCTCTGCAAGGAGAGGCAGACTCTCAAGATCCCCGTCACGCACACGAAGGAGGTCGCCAGTAACCCGGTCTAGGAGGTCACGTTCTCGGTCTGTCAGGAGAAACAGGCGAACTCGATCAAGATCTCTTGTTGTTCTGCGACGGTCTAGGTCTCATGCAAGGAGAGTCAGGAGATCTAGGTCACGGTCCATCCGTAAAAACAGGTCAAGATCCAGAACACCAAGACGGCTAAGTAAATCTCGCTCCAGGTCCCCAGCAAGACGAAGAAGATCAAAATCTAGGTCCCCACAAAGGGCTCGCTCTAAGTCAGCCAAACGCACCAAACGATCAAAATCCAGATCCATGTCACGGCATGAACATTCAAGGTCCAGATCACCTGTGACGAGCAGCAGGCGGCTTAAAACAACCAAAAGAAGAGAGCGCTCAAGATCAAATTCTCCCATCAGAGATAAATCATTATCTAGATCTGTCTCAGATGGCAGGAGGTCTACAGAACGGAGTCTTTCTCCGGCTGAACAGCGTTCTAAATCACGCTCCCTTTCTAAAGATGAAAAGTCAAAAGAAACTCAAAAGCTGAAACTTAAAATAAAGAAAGGTGATGAATCTCCCTCACATGGGAGTACAGGCAGTAGCTCTGATGAGGACATTGCAGCATCACCTGCACCTGCAGGACCATTGAAAAAAGTTCCATTAGCTGAAAAAAGTGTCTCAGGCTCATCAGATGAGCAAGATATGGCATCATCTGAGGTTGAAAGAGATGACTCTAAAAACTCAACTACTGCACCACGTGATGGAGACAAACAATCTACCTCACATTTATCTTCATCTGAAAAGACATCATCTCTGGCAGTTTCCCAGGGCCATCATGTGTCTGAATCAAACAGAAGGGAGGATTCCCTTGACCGTGATGGATCAGACCATTCAAGAGCATCTTCACCAGGTAGTGCTAAACATGAAGAAACAGGAAGAAAGTCATCTAGTAAAATAAGAACAAGCTTGCTAAAATTGAGACAGTTGTCAACATCCCCATCACCTGCAAGGAAAAAGCATTCGGAATCTAGGTCTTCCTCCAGAAGAAGAATCTCAAAATCAAAATCCCCTGTTCGGAAAAAACGCTCCAAATCTAGATCATCCAGCCGAAGAAGACGTTTGAAGTCTAAATCTCCACCAAGACGAAAAAGGTCAAGGTCTAGGTCCCCAGGAAGGAAACGCAAGTCTAGGTCTCCATCTCGTGGAAGAAGAAAAAGATCTAAAACAAAGTCACCTGCAAGAAGGAGAAGGTCACGTTCAAGATCAACTGCAAGAAGGAGAAAATCAAGGTCCAAGTCCCGTACTCGTGTAAAGCGTTCCAAGTCAAGATCACCAAAAAGAAGACGATCAAAATCCCGATCTCAAGGAAGGAAAAGACGTTCAAAGACAAGATCACCAGCTAGAAGGAAGAGCTCAAAATCCAGAGATGACAGCAAGCGCTCCAAGTCTCGTTCTCCTGGCAGGAAGCGCAGGTCTCGTTCCCGATCCACAACACGGAACCGCCGATCGCGCTCAAGGAGATCTCGTTCCGGTTCTCGTCACCGGAGGCCAGCATTCCGTAGTCGATCCTTTGATCGACGAGATCGATGGAAACGTGAACCAAGCCACTCTCCAATCCTTATTCTTCGTAAAAGGAGATCCACCTCTCGAACTCGCCGGAGCACCAGCAAAACGCCACCACGCCTCACTGATCTTG ACAAAGACCAGTTACTGGAGATAGCAAAAGCTAATGCTGCTGCTATGTGTGCTAAGGCTGGAGTGCCTATCCCGGAGAGTTTGAAACCTAAAGCCATTCTCCAATTGCCTCTTCCAACGCCAGCTCCTCAGCCTCTGTCATTACCATTGCCACTGCCCATGAGTTTGCCAATGAATCTGCCCATAGGAATGCCAGGTATGCCAGGGATGCCCAACATGCCCATGAATGCTGCCATGGCAAGTATGACTGCAGCTACAATGACAGCAGCTCTTTCCAACATGGGTGCGTTAGCTGCTATGTCCCCAATGCCACCACTTCCCACTATTACCAACAAGCCACCTCCTGTGCCCACACCAAACCTTGCTAATATTGAAGAGGTGAAGAGAAAGGTGACTCAACAGGCCAATAGCTTCAGCATCAAGGAACTCACAGAG AAATGCAAGCAAATAGCAGCATGCAAGGAGGAGATGGCCATAGCCAAACCCCACATGTCTGACGATGAGTGA